A region of Cucumis melo cultivar AY chromosome 2, USDA_Cmelo_AY_1.0, whole genome shotgun sequence DNA encodes the following proteins:
- the LOC103492416 gene encoding ruBisCO large subunit-binding protein subunit beta, chloroplastic: MASTFTAMSSIGTLSAPGSRAMDKKLLPSSDKLTSRTSISSFALPKRQSVVLRRNRSSKISAMAKELHFNQDGSAIKKLQNGVNKLADLVGVTLGPKGRNVVLESKYGSPKIVNDGVTVAKEVELEDPVENIGAKLVRQAAAKTNDLAGDGTTTSVVLAQGLIAEGVKVVAAGANPVLITRGIEKTAKALVSELKKMSKEVEDSELADVAAVSAGNNHEVGSMIAEAMSKVGRKGVVTLEEGRSADNFLYVVEGMQFDRGYISPYFVTDSEKMAVEYENCKLLLVDKKITNARDLINILEDAIRGGYPVVIMAEDIEQEALATLVVNKLRGSLKIAALKAPGFGERKSQYLDDIAILTGGTVIREEVGLSLDKAGKEVLGNASKVVLTKDTTTIVGDGSTQEAVSKRVAQIKNLIEAADQDYEKEKLNERIAKLSGGVAVIQVGAQTETELKEKKLRVEDALNATKAAVEEGIVVGGGCTLLRLASKVDAIKESFENDEEKVGADIVKRALSYPLKLIAKNAGVNGSVVSEKVLSSDNYRYGYNAATGNYEDLMAAGIIDPTKVVRCCLEHAASVAKTFLMSDCVVVEIKEPEPVPAGNPMDNSGYGY; this comes from the exons ATGGCTTCCACTTTCACAGCCATGTCTTCAATTGGGACCCTTTCTGCTCCTGGAAGCCGTGCAATGGATAAAAAGCTTTTACCGTCTTCTGATAAGTTGACTTCTCGCACATCCATTTCTTCATTTGCACTCCCAAAAAGACAGAGTGTAGTTCTTAGAAGAAACCGTTCTTCCAAGATCTCTGCCATGGCGAAGGAATTGCATTTCAACCAGGATGGCTCAGCTATTAAGAAATTACAG AACGGTGTGAACAAACTTGCAGACTTAGTTGGAGTTACTCTTGGTCCCAAAGGAAGAAATGTGGTTCTAGAAAGCAAGTATGGCTCTCCGAAAATTGTTAATGATGGTGTAACAGTTGCAAAAGAG GTTGAATTGGAGGATCCAGTTGAGAACATTGGCGCTAAGCTAGTCAGACAAGCTGCTGCAAAGACCAACGACTTAGCTGGTGATGGAACTACAACTTCAGTTGTTCTGGCTCAGGGTCTTATTGCTGAAGGTGTCAAG GTAGTCGCAGCTGGAGCAAATCCTGTTCTTATAACAAGAGGCATTGAAAAAACAGCCAAAGCCTTGGTCTCTGAACTCAAAAAAATGTCAAAAGAG GTTGAAGACAGCGAATTGGCCGATGTGGCTGCAGTTAGTGCTGGAAACAACCATGAAGTGGGTAGTATGATTGCTGAAGCCATGAGCAAGGTAGGAAGGAAGGGTGTGGTGACCCTTGAAGAGGGAAGAAGTGCCGATAACTTTCtctatgttgtcgaaggaatgCAATTTGACAGAGGGTATATCTCTCCATACTTTGTCACTGATAGTGAGAAAATGGCTGTGGAATATGAAAACTGCAAG CTGCTTCTTGTTGACAAAAAGATCACCAATGCAAGGGATCTCATTAACATACTGGAGGATGCTATCAGAGGTGGCTATCCTGTTGTGATAATGGCAGAGGATATTGAGCAGGAAGCTCTGGCAACTCTTGTTGTAAATAAACTGAGAGGATCTTTGAAGATAGCCGCACTTAAAGCTCCTGGGTTTGGAGAGCGCAAGAGCCAGTACCTTGACGACATTGCTATTCTCACTGGAG GCACGGTTATCAGAGAGGAGGTAGGGCTTTCCTTAGACAAAGCTGGAAAGGAGGTACTTGGAAATGCATCCAAGGTAGTGCTTACCAAAGATACCACAACCATCGTTGGTGATGGTAGCACCCAAGAAGCCGTGTCCAAGCGTGTTGCACAGATAAAAAACCTGATCGAG GCTGCAGATCAAGACTATGAGAAGGAGAAACTTAATGAGAGAATCGCTAAACTTTCTGGTGGTGTAGCTGTTATACAG GTGGGAGCACAAACTGAGACAGAACTCAAGGAAAAGAAACTGAGAGTTGAAGATGCTCTTAATGCTACAAAG GCAGCCGTTGAGGAAGGTATTGTTGTTGGTGGTGGTTGCACCCTTCTTAGACTTGCTTCAAAGGTGGATGCTATCAAGGAATCCTTTGAAAATGACGAGGAGAAG GTTGGAGCAGACATTGTTAAGAGAGCATTAAGCTATCCCCTCAAGCTGATTGCAAAGAATGCTGGTGTTAACGGTAGTGTCGTGAGTGAGAAG GTGTTATCCAGTGACAACTATCGATATGGATACAATGCTGCAACTGGGAACTATGAAGACTTGATGGCTGCTGGAATCATCGACCCAACCAAG GTGGTTAGATGCTGCTTAGAGCATGCAGCTTCAGTGGCAAAGACATTCTTGATGTCAGATTGTGTGGTGGTGGAGATCAAGGAGCCTGAACCAGTTCCTGCTGGTAATCCCATGGACAATTCTGGATATGGGTATTGA